The Geobacter sp. AOG2 genome includes a window with the following:
- the gcvPB gene encoding aminomethyl-transferring glycine dehydrogenase subunit GcvPB: protein MELIYEQSVPGRRGVKLPASDVPSALALPEGLLRKEPAGLAEVSELDLVRHFTRLSRRNFSVDTNFYPLGSCTMKYNAKVLENSATLFASFHPMTALLPGGEEFCQGNLGMLYDLGQMLADITGMDEVTTQPLAGAHGEMTGILLISAYHRAKGNRKKYVVVPDSSHGTNPASAAIAGYEIITVPTAPYGDMDMELFRQAMNDEVAAVMMTCPNTLGLFNPHIKEISDIAHSFDALMYYDGANLNAIMGKVKPGDVGFDVVHVNLHKTFGTPHGGGGPGAGPVGVKKDLISFLPQPRIVMDDEGTFALKTSSPGSIGRAANFYGNFGIMVRAYAYIIMLGREGLIQVSEQAVLNANYIKERLKPYYDLPYDQTCMHECVFSASRQLAHGVHAIDIAKFLIDRGYHPPTVYFPLIVKEAIMIEPTETESKAAMDAFIQVMIEAAEATESDPRVLLNAPLTMPVSRLDETKAAREQNVCCQG, encoded by the coding sequence ATGGAACTTATCTACGAACAATCCGTTCCCGGCCGTAGAGGCGTAAAACTACCGGCCTCGGACGTGCCTTCGGCTCTCGCTCTGCCGGAAGGGCTGCTACGTAAGGAGCCGGCCGGCTTGGCCGAGGTGTCGGAGCTGGATCTGGTGCGACACTTCACCCGCCTGTCTCGTCGCAACTTTTCGGTGGATACCAATTTCTACCCCCTCGGCTCCTGTACCATGAAGTACAATGCCAAAGTGCTGGAGAACTCTGCGACCCTGTTTGCCTCTTTCCACCCCATGACAGCTCTTTTGCCCGGGGGGGAAGAGTTTTGCCAGGGGAACCTGGGGATGCTCTACGACCTGGGGCAGATGCTGGCCGACATCACCGGCATGGATGAGGTCACCACTCAACCCTTGGCTGGGGCTCATGGCGAGATGACCGGTATTCTGCTGATCTCCGCCTACCACCGTGCCAAGGGCAACAGGAAGAAATATGTGGTGGTGCCTGATTCGTCCCACGGCACCAACCCGGCCTCCGCCGCCATCGCCGGCTACGAGATCATCACCGTGCCGACCGCGCCTTACGGTGACATGGACATGGAGCTGTTCAGGCAGGCCATGAACGATGAGGTGGCGGCGGTGATGATGACCTGCCCCAACACTCTGGGGCTGTTCAATCCACATATCAAGGAAATCAGTGATATCGCCCACTCTTTTGATGCGCTGATGTATTATGACGGCGCCAACCTGAACGCTATCATGGGCAAGGTCAAGCCGGGCGACGTAGGCTTTGACGTGGTGCACGTCAACCTTCACAAAACTTTCGGTACGCCTCATGGCGGCGGCGGTCCCGGCGCGGGCCCCGTGGGTGTCAAGAAGGATTTGATCTCGTTTTTGCCCCAGCCGCGTATCGTCATGGATGACGAGGGAACCTTTGCGCTTAAAACCTCAAGTCCCGGTTCCATTGGTCGAGCAGCCAACTTTTACGGTAACTTCGGCATTATGGTCAGGGCTTACGCCTACATCATCATGTTGGGACGCGAGGGGTTGATCCAGGTATCCGAGCAGGCCGTGCTCAACGCTAACTACATCAAGGAACGCCTGAAACCCTACTATGATCTCCCTTACGATCAGACCTGCATGCACGAGTGCGTGTTCTCGGCCTCCCGGCAACTGGCCCACGGCGTGCATGCCATAGATATCGCCAAGTTTCTGATTGACCGGGGGTATCACCCTCCTACGGTCTACTTCCCTCTGATCGTCAAGGAAGCGATCATGATCGAGCCAACCGAAACTGAGAGCAAGGCTGCCATGGACGCCTTTATCCAGGTTATGATTGAGGCTGCCGAGGCCACCGAGAGTGATCCCCGGGTGCTCTTGAACGCGCCATTAACCATGCCGGTCTCGCGGCTGGACGAGACCAAGGCGGCCAGGGAGCAGAATGTCTGTTGCCAGGGGTAA
- the gcvPA gene encoding aminomethyl-transferring glycine dehydrogenase subunit GcvPA, protein MNDSHYCPHTPEEIKEMLSVVGVSSVEELFAPIPSELRAKTFNIPSGMSEFETFTRMQAIASDNSAAMVNFIGGGFYDHIIPAVVDHLSGRAEFYTAYTPYQPECSQGTLQALFEYQTAICRLTGLDVSNASLYDGATACAEAAMMALRVTGRNRIVVDGCVNPFSRQVLKTYLYNQDVEVVEIAPLDGLLNHVALAACLDERVAAVLVQNPNFFGCIEDMSPLAAQVHAVGALLVASVYPVSLGLIMSPGEMGVDIAVGDGQSLGNPLSFGGPSFGFIAAKKAFIRNMPGRIVGETVDKNGKRGFVLTLQAREQHIKRHKATSNICSNQGLCALRGLIFLSSVGREGLAELARLNRDKAEYAKACLSTIPGVAVLQSAPTFNEFTVFLPKPAAPVVTELLRQGIAVGVPLGDYYEDSANALVVTVTEKRTKKEIDRLADVLRAEL, encoded by the coding sequence ATGAACGACAGCCATTACTGCCCCCATACACCGGAAGAGATCAAGGAAATGCTCTCGGTTGTCGGCGTTTCCAGCGTCGAGGAGCTGTTTGCCCCGATCCCGTCTGAATTGCGTGCCAAGACCTTCAATATCCCCTCCGGCATGTCCGAATTCGAGACCTTTACCCGGATGCAAGCCATTGCCTCCGACAATAGCGCCGCCATGGTCAATTTCATTGGGGGCGGTTTTTACGACCATATCATCCCTGCCGTGGTCGATCATCTTTCGGGCCGGGCCGAGTTCTACACCGCCTACACCCCCTATCAGCCGGAATGCTCACAGGGGACCTTGCAGGCCTTGTTCGAATACCAAACAGCAATCTGTCGCCTGACCGGACTGGATGTGTCCAACGCTTCGCTCTACGACGGCGCCACCGCCTGCGCCGAGGCCGCCATGATGGCCCTGAGGGTGACCGGTCGCAACCGGATCGTGGTGGATGGCTGCGTCAATCCCTTCTCGCGGCAGGTGCTCAAGACCTACCTCTACAATCAGGATGTGGAGGTGGTGGAGATCGCTCCCCTGGACGGCCTTCTGAACCACGTCGCTCTGGCCGCCTGCCTGGATGAGCGGGTTGCGGCCGTGCTGGTGCAGAATCCCAACTTCTTCGGCTGCATCGAGGACATGAGCCCTCTGGCGGCCCAGGTCCACGCCGTGGGAGCCCTGCTGGTGGCTTCTGTCTATCCGGTCTCACTAGGCCTTATCATGTCTCCTGGCGAGATGGGGGTCGATATCGCCGTGGGGGACGGCCAGAGCCTGGGTAACCCGCTCTCCTTCGGCGGCCCCTCCTTCGGCTTTATCGCTGCAAAAAAAGCTTTTATTCGCAACATGCCGGGCCGCATCGTCGGCGAAACCGTTGACAAGAACGGCAAGCGCGGCTTCGTGTTGACCCTCCAGGCCCGCGAACAGCACATCAAACGTCACAAGGCCACCTCCAATATCTGTAGCAATCAGGGACTGTGCGCCCTGCGCGGCCTGATCTTCCTGTCGTCCGTGGGTAGGGAAGGTCTGGCCGAACTGGCCCGCCTCAACCGTGACAAGGCCGAGTACGCCAAGGCGTGCCTTTCCACAATTCCAGGTGTGGCGGTGCTGCAATCGGCGCCGACCTTTAATGAGTTTACGGTATTCCTGCCCAAGCCAGCCGCACCGGTTGTGACGGAATTGCTAAGACAAGGCATTGCCGTCGGTGTGCCGTTGGGGGATTACTATGAGGATTCAGCCAACGCCCTGGTGGTGACGGTCACCGAGAAGAGAACGAAAAAAGAGATCGACCGGTTGGCCGATGTGCTGCGGGCTGAGCTGTAA
- the gcvH gene encoding glycine cleavage system protein GcvH encodes MSIYFTKEHEWVKVKDGIGAVGISEHAAHELGDITFVELPAMGKVVKQFDMLGAIESVKAASDIYSPISGKVVKINEALNDAPEIVNESAEDAGWLAWVEIADEAELKNLMTREQYDDYLKTV; translated from the coding sequence ATGAGCATCTATTTTACCAAAGAACACGAATGGGTCAAGGTAAAGGACGGGATCGGCGCGGTCGGCATCAGCGAACACGCCGCCCATGAACTGGGAGACATCACCTTTGTTGAACTGCCCGCCATGGGCAAGGTAGTCAAGCAGTTCGATATGCTGGGGGCCATTGAATCGGTCAAGGCGGCCAGCGATATCTATTCGCCGATTTCCGGCAAGGTGGTCAAGATCAATGAAGCCTTGAACGATGCCCCGGAGATCGTCAACGAAAGTGCGGAAGACGCCGGCTGGCTGGCCTGGGTGGAGATCGCCGACGAGGCGGAGTTGAAGAATCTGATGACCCGGGAACAGTACGACGACTATCTGAAAACGGTGTAG
- the gcvT gene encoding glycine cleavage system aminomethyltransferase GcvT, which translates to MDEQLRVTPLCGRHEALKALMAPFGGWNMPIQYEGIIAEHAWCRAKAALFDICHMGEFLFEGDFVAGGLNEVFTFSVTTIPVGRSRYGFLLNADGGIIDDLIVFRMADDKAMIVVNAATATNDFVVINDRLKGGIFTDISAGTGKLDVQGPLSRDVMVAAFGTEIAAIPYFRFITLNLLGVEAIISRTGYTGELGYEIFIPSDKVGELWDLLLKDERVRPAGLGARDVLRLEVGYSLYGSDIDEATTPMEAGLEGFVDLTRDFVGKASLLRQKEEGVARRKVAFEVNSRRSPRHHYELCFGGENVGTVTSGVFSPMLGRGVGLGFVKPDLATVGTPLTIIHERVSMEATICELPFYRGGSLRS; encoded by the coding sequence ATGGATGAACAGCTCAGAGTAACGCCGCTTTGCGGGCGGCACGAGGCACTCAAGGCGCTGATGGCGCCCTTCGGTGGTTGGAACATGCCGATCCAGTATGAAGGGATCATTGCCGAACATGCATGGTGTCGTGCCAAGGCGGCGCTCTTCGATATCTGCCACATGGGAGAATTTCTCTTTGAGGGGGATTTTGTGGCCGGCGGCCTGAATGAGGTATTTACCTTTTCGGTTACGACAATTCCGGTAGGCCGTTCGCGTTACGGCTTCCTGCTCAACGCAGACGGTGGCATCATTGACGATCTTATTGTTTTTCGTATGGCTGACGACAAGGCTATGATCGTAGTCAATGCGGCCACCGCCACTAATGATTTTGTCGTCATAAACGACAGATTGAAGGGGGGAATCTTCACCGATATCTCCGCCGGTACCGGGAAACTGGATGTTCAGGGGCCGCTCTCCCGCGATGTCATGGTAGCGGCCTTTGGCACAGAAATCGCCGCCATCCCTTACTTCAGGTTCATCACCTTGAACCTTCTGGGTGTGGAGGCCATTATCAGCCGCACCGGTTATACCGGCGAACTTGGTTATGAGATATTCATCCCTTCGGACAAGGTGGGCGAGTTGTGGGACCTGCTGCTGAAAGATGAACGGGTCAGACCCGCCGGGTTGGGAGCCCGGGACGTGCTGCGCCTTGAGGTGGGCTATTCGCTCTATGGCAGCGACATCGACGAGGCGACCACGCCAATGGAGGCCGGGTTGGAGGGGTTTGTGGACCTGACCAGGGACTTTGTCGGCAAGGCGTCCCTGCTGCGCCAGAAGGAAGAAGGCGTGGCCCGCAGAAAGGTGGCCTTTGAGGTGAACAGTCGCCGCTCACCGCGCCATCATTACGAATTGTGTTTCGGCGGTGAGAACGTCGGTACGGTGACCAGTGGGGTCTTTTCCCCCATGCTTGGTCGTGGCGTCGGCCTGGGGTTCGTCAAGCCGGACCTGGCCACGGTCGGTACGCCGCTTACCATCATTCATGAACGGGTCAGCATGGAAGCCACGATCTGCGAGCTTCCCTTCTACCGGGGCGGGTCGCTCAGGTCGTAA
- a CDS encoding bifunctional diguanylate cyclase/phosphodiesterase — translation MPYAEIIRVLLIEDNPADVRLLRACFSELTDVLFLVHDAGSIASAVRLVSEKHFDIILLDLSLPDSIGLETLRHMHTQAPDIPIIVLTDIADDALALTAMRHGAQDYLLKGQFDINLLSRAIRYTIERKRAEAEIKKLAYYDTLTGLPNRVLFGDRLKQAIAMTERDKKGLALLYLDLDQFKRVNDTLGHAYGDRLLKICADRIQGCLRSSDTVARIGGDEFVIILPLLSGGDDVSRVADKILENLNKSVQFENHTIYTSASIGIALHPENGATVDELLKNADIAMYQAKEKGRNNYQFYSEKMNEQALARQVIESSLRQAVARNEFFLVYQPLFDIASRTIIGFEALIRWRHPQHGDMLPPQFIDVAEETGMIIAIGEWVLRTACRQARQWQNGGSDRLRISVNVSAGQFKHDRFLDIVEAALKESSLPPGCLELDLTESTIMERGERNIHVLTKLKEMGVSLAIDDFGTGYSSLSYLKHFPIDRVKIDGAFVRDIAPDGENAAIAEAIIFMAHSLKLNVVAEGVEQEKQYSFLHSRNCDELQGFLMSRPLLPEDIAPLLRTYTILTH, via the coding sequence ATGCCCTACGCCGAAATAATCAGAGTGCTCTTGATTGAAGATAATCCCGCCGACGTGCGACTACTGAGAGCATGTTTCTCGGAACTAACGGATGTGCTCTTTCTAGTCCACGATGCCGGCAGCATTGCATCTGCGGTGCGCCTCGTCTCGGAGAAGCACTTCGACATCATCCTCCTCGATCTCTCGCTGCCCGACAGCATCGGCCTTGAAACGCTACGCCACATGCACACCCAGGCCCCCGATATCCCTATCATCGTCCTGACCGACATAGCCGACGACGCCCTGGCCCTCACCGCCATGCGGCACGGCGCCCAGGATTATCTGCTCAAGGGACAGTTCGACATCAATCTGCTCAGCCGAGCCATCCGTTACACTATCGAACGTAAGCGGGCCGAGGCGGAGATCAAAAAGCTGGCCTACTACGATACCCTGACCGGGCTCCCCAACCGGGTTCTATTCGGTGACCGGCTCAAACAGGCTATTGCCATGACAGAACGAGACAAAAAGGGCTTGGCGCTTCTGTACCTTGACCTTGACCAGTTCAAACGCGTAAATGACACCTTGGGGCACGCCTACGGCGACCGCCTGCTAAAGATTTGTGCCGACCGTATCCAGGGGTGCCTGCGTAGCTCCGACACCGTTGCCCGCATTGGCGGCGACGAGTTCGTCATCATCCTGCCTCTGCTTTCAGGAGGTGACGATGTTTCCAGGGTTGCGGACAAGATCCTTGAAAACCTCAATAAGTCGGTTCAATTCGAGAACCACACCATTTACACCAGTGCCAGCATCGGTATCGCGCTGCACCCCGAAAATGGTGCAACGGTTGACGAACTGCTGAAAAACGCCGACATTGCCATGTATCAGGCCAAGGAGAAGGGCCGGAACAACTATCAGTTCTATTCCGAAAAGATGAATGAGCAGGCGCTTGCACGGCAGGTGATTGAGTCAAGCCTGCGTCAGGCCGTGGCACGAAATGAGTTTTTCCTGGTATACCAACCGCTTTTCGACATCGCAAGCCGCACGATCATCGGATTTGAAGCCCTGATCCGCTGGCGGCACCCACAACACGGGGACATGCTTCCGCCCCAATTCATCGACGTCGCCGAAGAAACCGGCATGATTATCGCCATCGGCGAGTGGGTCCTGCGGACAGCGTGCCGTCAGGCCCGGCAATGGCAAAACGGTGGTTCGGACCGCTTGCGCATATCTGTCAACGTCTCGGCTGGCCAATTTAAACACGACAGGTTCCTTGACATCGTCGAAGCGGCCCTGAAGGAATCCAGCCTGCCACCCGGTTGCCTTGAGCTTGACCTAACCGAGAGCACTATCATGGAACGGGGTGAAAGGAACATCCACGTTCTGACGAAACTCAAGGAAATGGGGGTTTCCCTGGCCATTGACGACTTCGGCACCGGCTATTCTTCCCTCTCGTACCTCAAGCACTTTCCCATCGACCGGGTCAAGATCGACGGAGCCTTTGTGCGGGATATCGCCCCCGACGGTGAAAATGCGGCCATCGCCGAGGCGATCATCTTTATGGCCCACTCCCTCAAGCTCAACGTGGTGGCCGAAGGGGTCGAGCAGGAGAAACAGTATTCGTTCCTTCACAGCCGCAACTGCGATGAACTGCAAGGGTTCCTGATGAGCCGACCCTTGCTGCCGGAAGACATCGCGCCGCTCCTGCGCACCTATACCATCTTAACGCATTAG
- the aroF gene encoding 3-deoxy-7-phosphoheptulonate synthase: protein MIIVMKAGAVKKDKDEVLKRIKELGYKPHVIHGSTRDVIGAVGDERGKAVLQSLESLHGVENVVPILQPYKLASKEVKKESSVVRINDEVAIGGGRVIMMAGPCSVENEKQIVETAEAVKRAGAHILRGGAFKPRTSPYSFQGLEEEGLKLLAKARALTGLPFVTEVINPETAELVAEYSDILQIGARNSQNFALLKKVGQLGRPVLLKRGMSMTIQEFLMSAEYVMSEGNQSVILCERGIRTFETATRNTLDLSAVPVLKEKTHLPVVVDPSHGTGNHHYVAPMCYAAVACGADGLIVEVHPDPEHASSDGPQSLKPAKFQVMMDRLRLFAEAAGRSL from the coding sequence ATGATCATTGTAATGAAAGCAGGCGCAGTAAAGAAGGACAAGGACGAGGTGTTGAAGCGCATCAAGGAATTGGGCTACAAACCCCATGTGATCCACGGCTCGACCAGGGATGTCATCGGCGCGGTGGGGGACGAGCGCGGCAAGGCGGTGCTGCAATCCCTCGAATCGCTGCACGGCGTTGAAAACGTTGTGCCTATCCTGCAACCTTACAAACTGGCCTCCAAGGAGGTCAAAAAGGAGTCGAGTGTCGTGCGCATCAACGACGAGGTGGCAATCGGTGGGGGGCGGGTGATTATGATGGCCGGTCCCTGTTCTGTAGAAAACGAAAAGCAGATCGTTGAAACGGCTGAGGCGGTAAAGAGGGCGGGAGCCCACATTCTGCGGGGTGGAGCCTTCAAGCCGCGCACGTCGCCTTATTCGTTCCAGGGGTTGGAGGAGGAAGGGCTCAAGTTGTTGGCCAAGGCCCGGGCACTGACCGGATTGCCGTTCGTCACCGAGGTGATCAACCCTGAAACCGCCGAACTGGTGGCGGAGTACTCGGACATCCTCCAAATAGGTGCCCGAAATTCCCAGAATTTTGCCCTTCTGAAAAAGGTCGGCCAGCTCGGCAGGCCGGTCCTGCTGAAACGCGGGATGTCAATGACGATCCAGGAGTTCCTCATGAGCGCCGAGTATGTCATGAGCGAGGGTAACCAGTCGGTGATCCTCTGCGAGCGTGGCATCCGCACCTTCGAGACTGCCACCCGCAATACCCTTGACCTGTCGGCCGTGCCGGTGCTCAAGGAAAAGACCCATCTGCCGGTGGTGGTAGATCCCTCCCACGGTACCGGCAATCATCACTATGTCGCCCCCATGTGCTACGCCGCGGTGGCGTGCGGAGCCGATGGCCTGATCGTGGAAGTCCATCCCGACCCGGAGCATGCCTCCAGCGACGGGCCACAATCGCTGAAACCGGCCAAATTTCAGGTGATGATGGACAGGTTGCGGTTGTTCGCCGAGGCGGCGGGAAGGTCGCTGTAG
- the gptM gene encoding geopeptide radical SAM maturase, with protein sequence MELTSYLKIYPCLDKQGRVLAVATRRCAVLELSEGLLERARTNGLTEKERDTLVRLGVLVPDRALEREEVRATFETIGSTSRRFAALVTLTLECNLACGYCFEDPFRGRFVMDDHTAELLILRLKEQMAIGRNVTVDFYGGEALMALPLLKRIAGHLVEAARELGVTFTFNIITNATLLTRQVVQDLLPLGLAAVRATLDGPKDIHDQQRPFVSGKGSFDTIVANVKAVHDLVPVDLGGNYTRDNFRRFPEMLDYLVAEGISPAALKAIGFAPVMPKADGSVSSDLNSACASTDEPWVIEASLFLRQEAITRGFPVPKLRSAACMIEFEHDLVVGYDGSLYKCPAFMGREELRVGSLADGVGDYAASHNLDLWKNDECLECAYLPLCFGGCRFFRLLKTGAMEGVDCRRAYLDEALEQLVRQDLAMGKSAA encoded by the coding sequence ATGGAATTGACGAGCTACCTGAAGATCTATCCCTGTCTCGACAAGCAGGGCCGGGTCCTGGCCGTGGCTACCCGGCGCTGTGCAGTGCTGGAGCTGTCCGAGGGGCTCTTGGAGAGAGCCCGTACGAACGGATTGACGGAGAAGGAGCGCGACACTCTGGTGCGCCTGGGGGTGTTGGTGCCGGACCGGGCTCTGGAGCGGGAGGAGGTACGGGCAACATTCGAGACCATCGGCAGCACAAGCCGTCGCTTTGCTGCCTTGGTCACCCTGACCCTGGAATGCAACCTGGCTTGCGGTTATTGCTTCGAAGACCCCTTCCGGGGACGGTTCGTGATGGACGACCACACTGCCGAATTGCTGATACTACGCCTCAAAGAACAGATGGCCATAGGTCGGAATGTTACCGTGGATTTTTACGGGGGCGAGGCTCTGATGGCTTTGCCGCTTTTGAAGCGTATCGCCGGCCATCTTGTCGAGGCGGCCCGGGAGTTGGGGGTCACCTTTACGTTCAACATCATCACAAATGCCACTCTTTTGACCCGACAGGTTGTTCAGGACCTTCTACCATTAGGACTGGCCGCCGTCAGAGCGACTCTGGACGGCCCCAAGGACATCCATGACCAACAGCGCCCCTTTGTCTCCGGCAAGGGGAGCTTCGACACCATCGTTGCCAATGTCAAGGCGGTCCATGACTTGGTGCCGGTGGACTTGGGGGGGAACTATACCAGAGATAATTTTCGACGTTTCCCGGAGATGCTGGATTATCTGGTAGCCGAGGGGATCTCCCCGGCGGCACTGAAAGCAATAGGGTTTGCGCCGGTCATGCCCAAAGCTGACGGCAGCGTGTCGAGCGACCTGAATTCCGCCTGCGCCTCAACCGATGAACCATGGGTGATCGAGGCCAGTCTGTTCCTGCGACAAGAGGCCATCACGCGGGGCTTTCCGGTCCCAAAACTCCGGTCGGCCGCCTGCATGATCGAGTTCGAGCACGACCTGGTGGTGGGTTACGACGGTTCGCTGTACAAATGCCCCGCTTTCATGGGGCGTGAAGAGTTGCGGGTCGGCTCCCTAGCCGACGGGGTGGGGGATTACGCCGCGTCCCATAATCTGGATCTCTGGAAAAACGACGAATGCCTTGAATGCGCCTACTTGCCGCTCTGTTTCGGCGGTTGCCGCTTTTTCCGTTTGTTGAAAACCGGGGCTATGGAAGGGGTTGACTGTCGCCGCGCTTACCTGGACGAAGCCTTGGAGCAACTCGTTCGTCAGGATTTGGCCATGGGAAAGTCGGCGGCATAA